One Kangiella geojedonensis DNA segment encodes these proteins:
- a CDS encoding peptidylprolyl isomerase, translated as MKHGYLLVMGLVLASFAGQGRACVHPNDIYYWADMRDAQHYQFDEALNCDDLPLETLETTLVSLGRIGGEETVGKITPYLQHDNSQIRYAAAFALEVAKVPSAGSAIVKALNTEQDPDVQYRLALSLGNMAYVPPSKADPGAQQVLTQIINHDDSTQKIRGAIHGLMILATFYRDQIKSFDHEGAALDIQRILTFLRNQETQLETSYLLARTSLLDSDNLPEFLEALPDLAPTAKANLIRALATTKQRQILPTLIQHLDSEHIGVRVNAIRSLANFPSNPVASATVLQALAYDDVISQVTALKTIKKDWLQSSELLENVKAKLQHSNSWIQSEAMQALIRADKGSEKLAEQWLESKDPNHQRASIAYFVQQKQTERLKALAKSEQAIIANGAKKALTPEPETANEASKTDDALPQLPAIVELETTKGIITIELFADTPYTSANFIELIDNGFYNDTYFHRVIPNFVVQGGSKVGDGTGNVDYSIREELSYRSHLPGTVGMATLGKDTGGAQFFINTAPNIHLDSNYTIFGKVIDGMGVAIKLEQNDKVIKAKTLTRK; from the coding sequence TTGGTTTTAGCCAGTTTTGCAGGGCAAGGAAGGGCTTGCGTTCATCCTAATGATATTTATTACTGGGCTGATATGCGTGACGCGCAGCATTATCAGTTTGATGAAGCCTTAAACTGCGATGATTTACCGCTAGAAACCCTAGAGACCACGCTAGTGTCGTTGGGCAGAATCGGTGGTGAAGAAACCGTAGGCAAAATCACGCCATACTTGCAGCACGATAACTCTCAGATTCGTTATGCAGCTGCCTTTGCCTTGGAAGTTGCCAAAGTCCCTAGTGCTGGCAGTGCAATTGTTAAAGCCTTAAACACCGAACAAGATCCGGATGTTCAGTATCGCTTGGCCTTATCGCTGGGCAATATGGCATATGTTCCTCCTAGTAAAGCTGACCCAGGCGCACAACAAGTGTTAACGCAGATAATCAACCACGATGATTCTACACAAAAGATCCGTGGCGCGATTCATGGCTTAATGATCTTAGCGACCTTCTACAGAGATCAAATCAAGAGCTTTGACCATGAGGGTGCAGCCCTTGATATTCAGCGAATACTGACGTTTCTTAGAAACCAGGAGACACAACTAGAGACGAGTTACCTGCTAGCTCGTACGTCGCTACTGGATAGTGACAATCTGCCTGAGTTTTTAGAAGCGTTGCCTGACTTAGCGCCTACAGCAAAAGCGAATCTTATTCGTGCCTTAGCTACAACCAAGCAACGTCAAATACTACCGACATTAATACAGCACCTAGATAGTGAACATATTGGCGTGCGAGTTAATGCGATTCGAAGTTTAGCGAACTTCCCTAGTAATCCTGTGGCATCTGCTACCGTATTGCAGGCGCTGGCTTACGACGATGTGATTAGCCAAGTGACGGCGCTAAAAACCATTAAAAAGGATTGGTTACAAAGTTCTGAGTTGCTTGAAAACGTTAAAGCTAAACTACAGCACAGCAATAGTTGGATTCAGTCAGAAGCTATGCAAGCCCTAATTCGTGCTGACAAAGGCTCTGAAAAACTGGCCGAACAATGGCTAGAAAGCAAAGACCCGAACCACCAGCGTGCGTCGATAGCGTATTTTGTACAACAAAAACAAACTGAGCGACTTAAAGCGTTGGCAAAGAGTGAGCAGGCAATTATAGCTAACGGTGCCAAGAAGGCGTTAACCCCAGAGCCTGAAACGGCCAATGAGGCCAGCAAAACCGACGATGCACTACCCCAGCTTCCTGCTATTGTTGAGTTGGAAACCACTAAGGGCATCATTACGATTGAACTGTTTGCTGATACCCCATACACATCGGCTAACTTTATTGAGCTCATCGATAACGGTTTTTATAACGACACTTACTTTCACCGTGTCATTCCAAACTTTGTTGTCCAAGGCGGCAGTAAGGTTGGAGACGGTACCGGAAATGTGGACTATAGTATCCGAGAAGAACTCTCTTACCGTTCACACCTACCGGGCACCGTAGGAATGGCGACCCTAGGTAAAGACACGGGTGGTGCGCAATTCTTTATTAACACAGCCCCAAACATACACCTCGATAGTAATTACACCATTTTCGGTAAAGTTATTGATGGTATGGGCGTTGCCATTAAGCTTGAGCAGAACGATAAAGTGATTAAAGCCAAAACCTTAACCCGTAAATAG
- a CDS encoding GNAT family N-acetyltransferase, with protein sequence MTKPTIDIIPFTPELAEDFKVINQAWIEKYFEVEEEDQRVLNDPKKYLIDTGGQILFAQNTKNGQIIAACALKKWADDEYELSKMGVLEGSQGTGVGKQLALAIIEEAKNRGCKRLFLESNRKLKPAMKLYQSLGFKEFINHESRVDYHRCDIVMEMFL encoded by the coding sequence ATGACCAAACCCACTATCGACATCATTCCTTTTACGCCAGAGTTAGCTGAGGACTTTAAAGTTATCAACCAAGCGTGGATAGAGAAGTATTTTGAAGTTGAAGAAGAAGATCAGCGCGTTCTCAACGATCCTAAGAAATACCTCATCGATACGGGTGGGCAAATTCTCTTCGCACAAAATACCAAAAATGGTCAGATTATTGCCGCCTGCGCCCTAAAAAAATGGGCAGACGACGAGTACGAACTATCGAAAATGGGGGTTTTAGAAGGCAGTCAGGGCACTGGAGTCGGTAAACAACTAGCTTTAGCGATTATTGAAGAAGCCAAAAATCGTGGCTGTAAACGGCTCTTCCTAGAATCAAACCGAAAGCTGAAACCGGCCATGAAGCTCTATCAAAGCCTAGGCTTTAAAGAGTTCATCAATCACGAGTCGCGAGTCGACTATCATCGCTGCGACATCGTGATGGAGATGTTTTTATAA
- a CDS encoding TerC family protein, whose product MELFTIENLFTLGMLIVLQAVLGFDNLLYISLESKRAPLEQQKKVRWFGIGLAVILRIVLLFLLVKLLDYVKDTLFTINWEGVVTGTFNLESIIVLFGGVFIMYTAVKEIWHMMALEVGDGKERKPQSAGKVIFLIVLMNLVFSFDSILSAMALTDNFWIMAIAIILSGIAMIWLADTVSAFLQKNRMFEVLGLFILLVVGIMLLADGGHKSELHFFGYPIEPMNKATFYFVIAVMVLSDIVQSKYQKNLMKKKEAAAKAEQEAQEDIL is encoded by the coding sequence ATGGAACTGTTTACGATAGAAAACCTATTCACGCTGGGTATGTTAATTGTGCTTCAAGCGGTTTTAGGCTTCGATAACTTGCTTTACATCTCCCTAGAGTCAAAACGTGCACCACTAGAGCAGCAGAAAAAAGTTCGTTGGTTCGGTATCGGCTTAGCCGTAATCCTGCGTATCGTTTTATTGTTCTTACTGGTGAAGTTACTGGACTATGTCAAAGACACCCTGTTTACCATTAACTGGGAAGGGGTGGTGACTGGAACCTTTAATCTCGAAAGCATTATTGTCTTATTTGGTGGTGTTTTTATTATGTACACCGCGGTTAAAGAAATTTGGCACATGATGGCGCTGGAAGTTGGCGACGGCAAGGAGCGTAAACCTCAGTCTGCGGGCAAGGTTATCTTCCTTATCGTGCTCATGAACTTGGTCTTCTCATTCGACTCGATCTTAAGCGCCATGGCGTTAACCGATAACTTCTGGATTATGGCCATTGCGATTATCTTAAGTGGTATTGCCATGATTTGGTTGGCGGATACCGTATCAGCGTTCTTGCAAAAGAACCGTATGTTTGAAGTATTAGGCTTATTCATCTTATTGGTAGTGGGCATTATGCTACTCGCTGACGGTGGCCATAAATCTGAGTTACACTTCTTTGGTTACCCGATTGAGCCAATGAACAAAGCGACCTTCTACTTTGTGATTGCTGTGATGGTATTGAGCGACATTGTTCAATCCAAGTACCAAAAGAACCTGATGAAGAAAAAAGAAGCCGCGGCGAAAGCTGAGCAAGAAGCTCAAGAAGATATTCTGTAG
- the uvrA gene encoding excinuclease ABC subunit UvrA, producing MDTIDVRGAKTHNLKNIDITLPRDKLIVITGLSGSGKSSLAFDTLYAEGQRRYVESLSAYARQFLSLMEKPDVEHIEGLSPAISIEQKSTSHNPRSTVGTITEIYDYLRLLFARVGTPHCPEHQLPLQAQTISQMVDLVLEREAGEKLMLLAPVVQNRKGEHIQLMQELQAKGFVRARINGEVHELASPPTLELRKKHTIEVIVDRFKVKPDLQQRLAESFETALELSDGIARVAAMDNSGDDSDEMVFSAKYACPNCGHSIQELEPRIFSFNNPAGACPTCDGLGVDQFFDPDKIITNEDISLAGGAIRGWDRRNVYYFHMLQSLAKHYKFDIEAPWSSLDKKTQKVILHGSGTTQINFEYSNDRGDNYQRKHRFEGIIPNMQRRYHETESSAVREELQKYMTTQSCSSCNATRLNESSRNVFIEGTSLPDITRWSIEDSYSYFNKLDLPGQRGAIASKVLKEICERLGFLVNVGLDYLTLERSADTLSGGEAQRIRLASQIGAGLVGVMYILDEPSIGLHQRDNDRLLKTLVHLRDLGNTVIVVEHDEDAIRAADYVVDIGPGAGVHGGEVVAAGQLDDILKKKDSLTAQYLTGELKIEVPKERTKADSKKFISLKGATGNNLNQVSLDLPVGLLTCITGVSGSGKSTLINDTLYPIVARKINKSSLQPKAYDSIDGLDHIDKVVDIDQSPIGRTPRSNPATYTGIFTPIRELFSGTQESRARGYKPGRFSFNVKGGRCEACQGDGVIKVEMHFLPDVYVACDVCKGKRYNRETLEVLYKGKNIHEVLELTVEDAREFFDAIPAVARKLQTLMDVGLSYIKLGQAATTLSGGEAQRVKLSRELSKRDTGQTLYILDEPTTGLHFHDVNQLLKVLHRLRDHGNTVVVIEHNLDVIKTADWIVDLGPEGGSKGGQIIATGTPEDVAKEKGSYTGKYLKPML from the coding sequence ATGGATACCATAGACGTCCGCGGTGCAAAAACCCACAACCTCAAGAACATTGATATAACCCTTCCACGTGACAAGCTGATAGTGATCACCGGTCTTTCTGGCTCAGGTAAGTCTTCACTTGCCTTTGATACCCTGTATGCCGAAGGTCAGCGTCGTTACGTTGAGTCTCTTTCTGCTTATGCACGCCAGTTTCTGTCTTTGATGGAAAAACCTGATGTCGAGCACATTGAGGGATTATCGCCAGCGATATCGATCGAGCAGAAATCAACCTCACACAACCCTCGATCAACCGTCGGTACCATCACAGAAATTTATGATTACCTGAGACTATTGTTTGCTCGTGTGGGGACGCCACACTGTCCAGAGCACCAACTACCGCTTCAAGCGCAAACCATCAGCCAGATGGTGGATTTGGTCCTGGAGCGTGAAGCAGGCGAAAAGCTGATGTTATTGGCGCCAGTGGTTCAAAACCGTAAGGGCGAGCATATTCAACTGATGCAAGAGCTCCAAGCCAAAGGCTTTGTGCGTGCTCGCATCAATGGCGAAGTCCATGAATTAGCCAGCCCGCCAACACTGGAACTGCGCAAAAAGCACACTATTGAAGTCATCGTTGACCGCTTTAAAGTCAAGCCAGATTTGCAACAGCGTTTAGCAGAATCATTCGAAACCGCACTTGAGCTTTCGGATGGTATCGCTCGCGTGGCGGCGATGGATAATTCAGGCGATGACTCCGATGAAATGGTCTTCTCGGCGAAATACGCTTGCCCAAATTGTGGTCATTCGATTCAAGAACTTGAGCCGCGTATTTTCTCTTTCAACAACCCTGCGGGCGCTTGCCCGACCTGTGATGGCTTGGGCGTTGATCAATTCTTTGATCCTGACAAAATCATCACCAACGAAGATATTTCGTTAGCGGGCGGAGCGATCCGTGGCTGGGATCGTCGCAATGTGTATTACTTCCACATGCTACAGTCCTTGGCTAAGCACTATAAGTTCGACATCGAAGCGCCATGGAGCAGTCTCGATAAGAAAACCCAGAAGGTTATTTTACACGGCAGCGGCACGACCCAAATTAACTTCGAGTACAGCAACGATCGCGGTGATAACTATCAACGCAAGCACCGTTTCGAAGGTATTATCCCGAACATGCAGCGTCGTTATCACGAAACGGAATCGAGCGCGGTTCGTGAAGAATTGCAGAAGTACATGACCACGCAAAGTTGCTCGAGCTGTAACGCCACTCGCTTAAACGAAAGCTCGCGTAACGTCTTTATCGAAGGCACTTCCTTGCCGGACATTACCCGCTGGTCAATTGAAGATAGCTATAGCTACTTTAATAAACTGGACTTACCGGGTCAGCGTGGGGCAATTGCCTCAAAAGTTTTAAAAGAAATCTGTGAGCGTTTAGGTTTCTTGGTCAATGTTGGCCTCGACTATTTAACGCTTGAGCGAAGTGCCGACACGCTTTCAGGCGGTGAAGCCCAACGTATTCGCCTCGCCAGCCAGATTGGTGCAGGGCTTGTAGGCGTGATGTACATTCTGGATGAACCATCGATTGGTTTACACCAGCGCGATAATGATCGACTGCTAAAAACATTGGTTCATCTGCGAGACTTAGGCAATACAGTGATCGTGGTTGAGCACGATGAAGACGCCATTAGAGCCGCAGACTATGTGGTCGATATTGGCCCTGGAGCGGGTGTTCACGGCGGTGAAGTCGTGGCAGCGGGTCAACTCGATGATATCCTAAAGAAAAAAGATTCATTAACCGCTCAATATTTAACGGGTGAGTTAAAAATTGAAGTTCCCAAAGAGCGGACAAAAGCAGATAGTAAGAAATTTATCTCGCTCAAAGGCGCGACCGGCAACAACTTAAACCAAGTCAGCCTTGACTTACCGGTAGGCTTATTAACTTGTATTACCGGGGTGTCAGGTTCGGGTAAATCAACCCTGATCAACGACACGCTCTACCCTATCGTCGCCCGAAAAATCAATAAATCGAGTCTACAGCCGAAAGCATACGACTCGATTGATGGCCTAGACCATATCGATAAAGTCGTCGATATTGACCAAAGTCCAATTGGTCGTACGCCACGCTCTAACCCTGCGACTTACACGGGTATCTTTACACCGATTCGTGAACTCTTCTCAGGCACCCAAGAGTCACGCGCTCGTGGTTATAAACCTGGCCGTTTCAGTTTTAACGTCAAAGGTGGACGCTGCGAAGCCTGCCAAGGCGATGGCGTGATTAAAGTCGAGATGCACTTCTTGCCCGATGTGTATGTTGCTTGTGATGTGTGTAAAGGCAAACGCTACAACCGTGAAACCTTAGAAGTCTTATACAAAGGCAAAAACATTCATGAAGTTTTGGAGCTGACTGTCGAAGACGCACGTGAGTTCTTCGACGCCATTCCAGCAGTTGCGCGTAAACTGCAAACCCTAATGGATGTTGGTCTGTCGTACATCAAACTCGGCCAAGCCGCGACGACTCTTTCCGGCGGTGAAGCACAGCGTGTTAAACTTTCTCGCGAACTATCAAAACGCGACACAGGCCAAACCCTGTACATCCTCGACGAACCAACCACAGGTTTGCATTTCCACGACGTTAACCAGTTACTCAAAGTTCTGCATCGCCTACGTGATCATGGTAACACCGTGGTCGTCATCGAACATAACCTAGACGTCATTAAAACAGCCGACTGGATTGTCGATTTAGGTCCAGAAGGTGGTAGTAAAGGTGGACAAATTATCGCCACCGGAACGCCAGAAGACGTCGCTAAAGAAAAAGGCAGCTACACCGGTAAATACCTAAAGCCGATGCTTTGA
- a CDS encoding MFS transporter, with translation MKSSPLTPVERRSAISLASIFALRMLGLFMLLPVIRILGEDLEGATLPLLGLALGIYGLSQAILQLPLGLLSDKIGRKPVIYGGLLVFIAGSLVAGFSDTIWGLIAGRALQGAGAIASAVMALAADLSRPEQRSKVMAMIGGSIGLAFAISLILGPILSEWLSLQGLFFVIAALAFGALVVAMTLVPRGEQASKVHLNLSFGERWRHVTAKGRIFVLALAVFVIHWSLVAVFMIVPEKLEQSGYELAQHSWIYLTVLVLSIALMVPMMLGAERKKMHRQIMQLAFAVIVLALASLFTGFTHIAFWLVVLTLFFAGFNLLEAKLPSTVSNLFGSQYRGTALGVFSTSQFLGAFLGGSVTGYLLPKLGVDGILTMNIVLAVMAGVALTFLGQLPEIEEVIVKLDTNDENSSKNVQLLALKMPGVLEAIANDGEGKVYLQVDKSKVQQKDLLSLGTVER, from the coding sequence ATGAAGTCTTCACCTTTAACTCCTGTTGAGCGTCGTTCCGCGATTTCCCTAGCCAGTATCTTTGCCCTGCGTATGTTGGGGTTGTTTATGCTATTACCTGTTATTCGTATTTTAGGGGAAGATTTAGAGGGCGCGACCTTGCCATTGTTGGGGCTTGCGCTAGGTATTTATGGGTTATCGCAAGCGATTCTCCAGTTACCGCTAGGGCTACTGTCTGACAAGATAGGCCGTAAGCCTGTGATCTATGGTGGCTTGTTGGTATTTATTGCTGGTAGTTTGGTGGCGGGCTTCTCGGACACCATCTGGGGGCTAATCGCTGGCCGTGCGCTACAAGGCGCTGGCGCGATAGCGAGCGCTGTGATGGCGTTAGCGGCAGACTTGAGCCGTCCCGAACAACGTTCGAAAGTCATGGCCATGATTGGTGGTAGTATTGGCCTGGCTTTTGCTATTTCCTTGATCTTAGGGCCTATTTTAAGTGAGTGGTTGTCGTTACAGGGCTTGTTCTTTGTCATTGCCGCTTTGGCTTTTGGCGCTTTAGTCGTCGCCATGACGCTAGTGCCTCGTGGCGAACAAGCGAGCAAGGTTCATCTGAATTTAAGTTTCGGCGAGCGCTGGCGACATGTCACGGCGAAAGGGCGTATCTTCGTACTTGCATTGGCCGTTTTCGTGATTCACTGGTCACTAGTTGCCGTGTTCATGATTGTGCCGGAGAAGTTGGAGCAGAGCGGTTACGAGCTGGCGCAGCATTCGTGGATTTACTTAACGGTCTTAGTATTATCGATCGCCTTGATGGTGCCGATGATGCTTGGAGCGGAGCGTAAGAAAATGCATCGCCAGATTATGCAGCTAGCGTTTGCGGTGATTGTCTTAGCCTTAGCGAGCTTATTTACCGGTTTTACACATATCGCCTTTTGGTTAGTGGTGCTGACATTATTTTTTGCAGGCTTTAATTTGCTGGAAGCAAAGCTTCCGTCCACTGTGTCGAACCTTTTTGGCTCGCAATATCGTGGAACCGCTCTTGGCGTCTTTAGCACCAGCCAGTTTTTAGGCGCTTTTCTAGGCGGAAGCGTGACTGGCTATCTGCTCCCTAAACTCGGAGTTGATGGGATTTTGACCATGAATATTGTGTTGGCTGTGATGGCGGGAGTTGCTTTAACCTTTTTGGGTCAGCTACCCGAAATTGAGGAAGTTATCGTCAAGTTGGATACTAATGATGAAAATTCGAGCAAGAATGTCCAATTATTGGCATTAAAAATGCCAGGAGTGCTCGAAGCGATTGCGAATGACGGTGAAGGCAAGGTATATTTACAAGTTGATAAATCTAAAGTCCAGCAAAAGGATTTGTTGTCGTTAGGGACTGTCGAGCGTTAA
- the ssb gene encoding single-stranded DNA-binding protein, whose protein sequence is MASRGVNKVILVGNLGKDPEIRYTADGRAIANITVATSETWKDKSSGQQQEKTEWHRVVIFGKLAEIAGEYLRKGSQVYFEGKLQTRKWQDQSGQDKYTTEVVVDINGQMQMLGGRSGGGGDTSFGGQQQQKPQNQQPQPAPAMDDDFDDDIPF, encoded by the coding sequence ATGGCCAGTCGTGGCGTAAATAAAGTTATTTTAGTTGGTAATCTTGGTAAAGATCCTGAAATTCGCTATACAGCGGATGGGCGTGCAATCGCAAATATTACGGTTGCAACCTCTGAAACATGGAAAGATAAAAGTTCAGGCCAACAGCAAGAAAAGACGGAATGGCACCGAGTGGTGATTTTTGGCAAATTAGCTGAAATTGCCGGTGAATACCTACGAAAAGGCTCGCAAGTTTACTTCGAAGGTAAACTACAAACGCGTAAATGGCAGGATCAGTCAGGCCAAGACAAGTACACCACTGAAGTTGTGGTTGATATTAATGGCCAGATGCAGATGTTAGGTGGCCGTAGCGGCGGTGGTGGTGATACATCATTCGGTGGTCAGCAACAGCAGAAGCCTCAAAACCAACAGCCACAACCAGCTCCAGCGATGGATGATGATTTTGACGATGATATTCCGTTCTAA
- a CDS encoding Bax inhibitor-1/YccA family protein: MSYQDIREQDSAVSRSGLGDRAKFITKTYNHLLGAIFAFVAISFYFYQSGISQAIAQWVFSFGAGWMVLLGGFIAASWAATHLAHTSQSKATQYSSLVGFIIAEAIIFAPMLLIAANYASSVIQSAATVTLVGFGILTAIVFYTRKDFSFLRGILMWAGGLALLAIGAAFIFGFQLGTWFSVGMIGLAGAAILYDTSNVLHHYPEDRYVGAALQLFASVAMMFWYVLRLFMSGDE, from the coding sequence ATGAGCTATCAAGATATTCGAGAACAAGATTCAGCGGTCAGCCGTTCTGGTTTAGGTGATCGTGCAAAATTTATCACTAAGACCTACAACCATTTACTTGGCGCAATTTTTGCTTTTGTCGCCATTAGTTTCTATTTCTATCAGTCTGGTATTTCTCAGGCTATCGCGCAGTGGGTATTCTCGTTCGGCGCAGGTTGGATGGTGCTTTTGGGTGGTTTTATCGCAGCCAGCTGGGCAGCGACACACTTAGCGCATACGTCTCAATCTAAAGCCACTCAGTATTCCAGCTTGGTTGGTTTTATTATTGCGGAAGCGATTATTTTTGCTCCAATGTTGTTAATCGCAGCGAATTACGCCAGTAGCGTTATCCAAAGTGCCGCAACAGTGACTTTGGTTGGCTTTGGTATTTTGACGGCTATCGTGTTCTACACACGCAAAGACTTTTCATTCTTACGCGGTATCTTAATGTGGGCGGGCGGTTTAGCGCTATTGGCTATTGGCGCAGCGTTCATTTTCGGCTTTCAACTAGGTACTTGGTTTAGCGTAGGTATGATTGGCTTGGCGGGTGCAGCAATCCTTTATGATACGTCAAACGTTCTACATCATTACCCAGAAGACCGTTATGTTGGTGCAGCGCTTCAGTTGTTTGCCAGTGTCGCGATGATGTTTTGGTATGTACTTCGCTTGTTCATGTCAGGCGATGAATAA
- a CDS encoding mechanosensitive ion channel family protein: MLDSFDFNFSGILWPIVVLSIGFILYQGLQKAFSLSEKKRSNLVLQKQITNILFILLLIIIFVIALPIKDSIKNQIISLIGIVLSASIALSSATFLGNIMAGIWLRSVRNFKTGDFIEVKDMFGRVSGRGLLHTELQSIDRDLITLPNLFLATNPVTVMHSDGTIISTQLSLGYDVDHTVIEPLLLNAAEDAELDKPFVYIDSLGDYSVVYKVHGLAKDLKTTLSSRSALNRCVLDALHKAGIEIVSPTFMNQRQVNEQTFIPKERNNQVRKHADKPEDVIFDKADKAGKLDEMKKQHQELIERMEQAKEAIKNADNAEIEEELKHSYEKLKAREEQMAEYLESKLEEISREGKDSSSE, translated from the coding sequence ATGCTAGATTCGTTCGACTTTAATTTCTCGGGTATTTTATGGCCTATAGTGGTTTTATCGATAGGGTTTATCTTATACCAAGGCCTGCAAAAAGCTTTCAGCCTTAGCGAAAAAAAAAGAAGTAATCTTGTTCTACAAAAACAGATAACCAATATTCTTTTTATACTATTGTTGATCATCATTTTCGTCATCGCATTACCCATAAAAGACAGTATCAAGAATCAAATCATCTCTTTAATAGGAATTGTCCTTTCGGCTTCTATCGCCCTCAGCTCAGCCACATTTTTAGGCAATATTATGGCGGGAATTTGGCTAAGATCCGTCCGAAATTTTAAAACAGGGGACTTCATCGAAGTTAAAGATATGTTTGGAAGGGTCTCTGGACGCGGTCTGTTGCACACTGAGTTGCAAAGTATTGACCGCGATTTAATTACCTTACCGAATCTTTTTCTAGCAACAAACCCTGTCACCGTAATGCACAGTGACGGCACTATCATTTCTACCCAACTATCACTGGGTTATGACGTTGATCATACCGTCATTGAGCCTTTGTTACTAAACGCGGCTGAAGACGCTGAGCTGGATAAGCCCTTCGTCTATATCGATAGTTTAGGTGATTACTCCGTGGTATATAAAGTTCATGGCTTAGCCAAAGACTTGAAGACAACCCTGTCTTCACGCTCTGCTTTGAATAGATGTGTACTCGATGCCCTCCACAAAGCAGGCATCGAAATTGTCTCACCAACCTTTATGAACCAACGACAAGTTAATGAGCAAACGTTTATTCCCAAAGAACGGAACAACCAGGTCAGAAAACACGCTGATAAGCCAGAAGACGTGATCTTTGATAAAGCAGACAAGGCAGGCAAGCTTGATGAAATGAAGAAGCAACATCAAGAACTCATTGAGCGAATGGAGCAAGCTAAAGAAGCCATTAAGAACGCCGATAACGCTGAGATTGAAGAAGAACTCAAACACAGTTATGAAAAGCTTAAAGCTCGAGAAGAGCAGATGGCTGAGTATTTAGAGAGTAAGTTAGAGGAAATTAGCCGAGAAGGAAAAGATAGTTCCTCTGAGTAA
- a CDS encoding OprO/OprP family phosphate-selective porin: MKLKLLAVAVAAVISTPAFAETEVKTKAGGGAKFKTDDVSIKVGGRLMYDIDWFDDEAFTGNTGSGSDSELRRARIYVSGEFGDWEAKVQGDFKDDGDTALGDAYIQYNGWDDLELVLGKHKEPFGLEEQTSSKDITAIERTMITNALAPGKNYGASLGSFSNEFTWMVGVYDHGEEGNNIATGVTGRMTFAPMVTKDEVFHLGFGFRQSRLAGNEYKDADQRLEIHTADEKVGSGTIVGESITAYNFEVAYAAGPFHAQAEYFDAEVDGGINADTDISGYYAQFGYVLTGESRPYSKGKFKRVSPKGENGAWEMFGRFSHYEPGSDEADAFTLGLNYYASKAVRVGVNYVMGDMTEGNVDKDGNAIAVRFQYVF; encoded by the coding sequence TCTCTACTCCAGCTTTCGCAGAAACTGAAGTAAAAACTAAAGCTGGTGGCGGCGCAAAATTCAAGACTGACGACGTAAGCATTAAAGTTGGCGGTCGTTTAATGTATGACATCGACTGGTTCGATGACGAAGCATTTACAGGTAACACTGGCTCAGGTTCTGACTCAGAATTACGTCGTGCGCGTATCTACGTGAGCGGTGAGTTCGGTGACTGGGAAGCTAAAGTTCAGGGCGACTTCAAAGATGACGGCGATACAGCTTTAGGCGACGCTTACATCCAGTACAACGGCTGGGATGACCTTGAACTTGTTCTTGGTAAGCATAAAGAGCCGTTCGGCCTAGAAGAGCAAACGTCTTCTAAAGATATTACAGCAATCGAGCGTACCATGATCACCAACGCACTTGCTCCAGGCAAAAACTACGGTGCATCGTTAGGCTCATTTAGCAATGAGTTCACGTGGATGGTTGGCGTTTATGACCACGGTGAAGAAGGCAACAATATTGCTACAGGCGTTACCGGTCGTATGACTTTCGCTCCAATGGTGACTAAAGATGAAGTCTTCCACTTAGGTTTCGGGTTCCGCCAGAGCCGCTTAGCAGGTAACGAATACAAAGACGCTGATCAGCGCCTAGAGATTCACACTGCAGACGAAAAAGTTGGTTCAGGTACTATTGTTGGCGAAAGCATCACAGCTTACAACTTCGAAGTTGCTTATGCTGCTGGTCCTTTCCACGCACAAGCTGAATACTTCGATGCAGAAGTAGACGGTGGCATCAACGCAGATACTGACATCTCAGGTTACTACGCTCAGTTCGGTTATGTGTTAACTGGCGAATCACGTCCTTACAGCAAAGGTAAGTTCAAGCGCGTATCGCCTAAAGGCGAGAACGGAGCTTGGGAAATGTTTGGTCGTTTCAGCCACTATGAGCCAGGTTCTGACGAAGCTGATGCTTTCACTCTTGGCTTAAACTACTACGCAAGCAAGGCTGTGCGTGTAGGCGTTAACTACGTTATGGGTGACATGACTGAAGGTAACGTTGATAAAGACGGCAACGCAATTGCGGTTCGTTTCCAGTACGTATTCTAA